The following is a genomic window from Salinibacterium sp. UTAS2018.
TGGGGAGCGGCTGATGACGAATCCTGAGCCACGGGGGTCGACATTACCGAGGGCGGCGGGGATGCGGCGGCGAGAGTAATGACAACGGTCACGATCACCGCAAATATGAGGAGCCCTACGACCGCAGCGACGACCGGACCCACTGCGACCTGTCGCTGCACGACGGGTTCGGAAGGATCAGGATTCACTCGCCCACGCTAGCAGTGTTCTGCGGAGCATTCCTTGCCCGCACAACCCCGGCAGCGATCGCGCCTTGGCCGGCGATGTACAAGCTCATGATCAGCACATCCGACTGCCACCACACCGCGCTCGGAGAGAACAGAGCCCCCGCTAATGCCGTATCCGAGGCGAGGAAGAGAACCGCGCCTGCTGCGATCAGACGCTGGGTCGCGAAGGCCGCTGCTGTGGACGCCGCCAGCACTGCTCCGTAGACCGCAAGGGGAATGAAAAAGAAGCCGAGGTCGTGGCGCAGGATTACGAGCAAGCCCACCCACCACACAATCAGCAGCGCCGTTAGCCCCGGTATCCGCCGCGATCGCACTGCCGTCAGGAAAAGCACAAGGTAAAGAGCGTGGGCGCCGAAAAACGCGGCGAGCCCGACGAGAAAGCTTGAGCTCTCCGCATCCGCGACAAAAATATCGCCGAGCCACGACAATGCCAACGCTGCGAGCAGTAGATAGTCGGGCCGCGAGAACGGCCGGCGTCTCGCGATCACGACGCCAAGAATGAGCGCGGGCATGAGCGAAAATTTGCTCGCGCTCGCCACGTCATCCCACCCTGCAGCCAAACTCACCACGTGCACAGTCGCCACCACGCAGTAGGCGATAAACCCTCGCAAAAAAGTCACGGCCACAGCCTACGGTTGCTTATGGTTCAGCGGAACAGTGTCGTCAATTACGGTCGCTGCGGCGGGCGCGGGCTCGTGCCGCGGCCACGATAAGAGTAATGACCACCCCAATCGAAGAGCCAACGGAATTGGAAACGATGTCCCGAACGTCAGATACCCGTGACGGGATGAACTGCTGCACCCACTCGATCCCCGCCGTCAGTAGAACTGCCAGGGCAAGTGCGAGCCACCATTGCCGTTTTCCTACGAGCAACACGAAAAACAATCCCACGGGCACGAACAGGCCAATATTGGCCACAAACTCGAGGTCGTTAAAAGTGAGCCATTCGGTGGCCGAGAACTGATCGAGAAATACGGCGAATTGCCACAACGGACCGTCACTTTGATCCGGGGCTTGCGGGCTCAATGTCAGCCACGCCACTAGGGCTAAGTAACTGAAAGTCGCGGCGCTTAGGTAGGGATGGCGCCGAAACATCCACCAATCGTGCCCTACCGAAGATCGGAAAGCGCTTGACGCGCTAGAAACCGACGACAAGGCCAGTCAATACAGAGACCAGAGACCACACCGAGAGGAAGGTGACGACCAACGCGGCCACCACCCACAAGAAACGTCGAAGGCTCGCAGCACGAACGTCGTGGTGAATCTGCACGAAAGCGCGCGTGAGGGTGTGGGAGGTGACGGCGGAAAGCTCCGGTTCTGGCCACGTGGCGCTCGCTTCGGCTGCCGCAGAGATCGTCGCGACTTCTTCGCCACTGAGCGTGGCAGCAGACGAGAGCAACCATTGTTCTAATTGCATCGAGGTAAGAACGTGAACGCCATCCGGAAGTGCCGGCATAGACACCTTCACAGGCTCCACCATGACGAGAACCGGCACCACGTTGACGGCTGTACGCAGCGCTGCTTCAAGCGACGCCGCAACGGCCAGAGCCGATTCGCGCGCTTCGCTGATGGCGTTACTGATGGTCTTCGCGATGACGAGTTCGTCACCGCGGATTGCTACATCATCGCCTTGGCAATTAACCACCGAGATGGCGAAGACGCCAGCGCGGCCGACGGCGAAGTGATCGAGAGACGATGCCCCCAATGGCACTCCGTGAAGGACGTCCCAGCTATCACCGAGACGATCGAGGATGGAGCCGACCAGCAGTTCACCAACCGCCCCACGGTAGCGTGCTCGGCTTTCGTCCGTCAGCGGCGAGACGCCGACGACGCGCGCGAGAAATCCACGCGGCGCACAGTGTGCTTGCGCCGCGATGACGGCGGCCATGGCTGATTGTCCAGCGATCCGGCCGCGAAGATGATTATTCTGCGGCACGCAGACCCTCCAGCTCTTCCATGCAGTGACATGCATGAAGAAATACGTTGGGCCGGAGGCTCCCCCGCCTCCGGCCCGACTCGTGGCGAAGAATCGCTCCCGAGTGAAGGTTCCTCCCCCGAGGAATAACTTCTAGATCAATACTGCCTAACCTGTGAATTCACCGAAACCCCCACTATTGGGCATACCCGAGTGGGGGTCAACTCCCTCGACCACCCCTATTCCGGAGTGGGAATACCTTCAGGGAGCCCCTGGGATGCAACGATGCCAAGCCGCTGAGTGGAGCGCGTCATCGCCACATAGAGCGCCGCAGCACCGCGGGAAATCTCGTCGACAATGCGCTGAGGTTCGACAACAACCACCGAGTCGAACTCGAGTCCCTTAGATTCGCGCGGCGTGAGCACAGCAATCGGCTTATTCAGGCCGGCAGCGCCCTCGCCCACCTCTCCGGCAAAAGTCTGCTGCAGTGCATCCACAATGCTGCTCGTGAGCGAATCGCTGACGATGACCGCGAGAGTGCCGTCGCTGGAAATCGCTCGATCGGCACCGACAACGTCGCTAACGCGAGCACCCAGTTCGTGGGTCGACACCAGCGTGACATCGACGGGCCACTCACTCTGACGAACAGCACGCGACGGTGTGATCGAGACATCGTGGGCCAGCGCCACAGCTTCGGCCACTGCCACAATTTGTGATGGCGTGCGGTAGTTGACGGTGAGCTCTTCGAGACGCCAGTGGTCGCCTACATCTGCTGCGAGCGCAGCACCCCAGCTATTCGTCGCGGCAGCCGCACTGGCCTGAGCGACATCGCCCACAATCGTGAACGACTTGAGCGGGTTGCGGCGCGCAAGCAGCCGCCACTGCATGGGCGAGAGCTCTTGCGCTTCGTCGACGACAATATGGCCGTACGTCCACGAGCGGTCTGCCGCCGCGAGATCTGCCGTGGTTGCGCGTTCGGCGCTCGCTTCAAAGCCCTCGGCGAGAGTCTCAGCATCGATCATGCCTTCAACATCCATATTGCGGATGGCGGCAGCCGCGTTTTCAACGTCACGCTTGCGCTGTTGCTTGCGCTCGCGCTCTGCTGCCGTCTGAGCCACATCGACTTCACCGAGTAACTCTGCCGCTTCGTCGAGTAGCGCAACGTCGCTCACAGTGAACGGAGCATCGCGCTCGCGACGCAGCAGGTCGCGCTCTTCGGGCGTCCAGCGGGGCGTGAGGCTGCGCAGCCAGCTGGGGCGGGCATAGAGATCGTTAATAAGCTTTTCGGGCGTCAGCGGCATCCACGCTGTGTTAAGCGCAACTTTAACGTCGTGCGCTGTGCGAATATCTTCGCGCAACCACTTCTGGTCAGCGTCATCGATCGTGTTGCCGTGGGAGCGCAACTGGTCGGCGAGCAAACGACTGATTCCGGCGATCGCAGCCTTGTTGAAGATCACGCGAGCAAGGTTATGGGGCTTGTGAGAGTCCCACGCCTTCTGCATCGCCGCACGGAGCAGGTCGGCGGGTACATCCAGAATCTCGCCGTTGATTTCCATACGCTGCGTTTCGGTCGGCACCACACGCCGCGAACGAACGGCGCGCTTGATGAGCTCTGCCATCTCGAGCGAGCCCTTGAGCCGCGCGACCACGTCGACATCTTCGCGGCGCGCATCAATTCCCGGGAACAGCTGGCCAAGACTCGCGAGGACGACGCCCGTCTCGCCGAGCGAGGGCAGCACTGCTTCGATGTAGCGCAAGAACGAGCGCGAAGGCCCGACGATGAGCACACCGGATGCCGACAGCCGTTCTCGATGCGAGTACAGCAAGAACGCGGCGCGGTGAAGCGCGACCGCCGTCTTGCCCGTTCCCGGCCCACCCTGCACGACGAGAGCACCGCGAAGCTCGGAACGGATGATGGCGTCTTGCTCCGCCTGGATCGTTGCCACGATGTCGCCCATGCGACCCGTGCGCTCGGCGGTGAGACTCGCCATGAGTGCCGCTTCGCCCTGAAGGGAAGCAGCATCAGTTTCGAGAAGTTCAGAGTCGAAGATTTCGTCGTCGATGCGAACGATGTCGCGGCCGTTACTCTGCAGGTGCCGGCGCGCTCGGGCACCGAGTGGTGTCGCGGCGGTCGCTTGATAAAACGCGCGTGCTTGAGGAACTCGCCAGTCGAGCAGCAGCGGGCGCTGGTCTTCGTCCCGCAAACCAATGCGACCGATGTACCGAACGGGGCGCTCGGGGGTGCCTTCAGAATCACTCTCGACCTCGCTTTCGGCATCCACTTCGAGTTCGAGTCGACCGAACGCTAGTCGCTCGTCAATCTCGCGCAGCTGGCCGATGCGATCTTCGTAAATGCGAGCGAAAGCGTCGCGCTCAGAGCGGTTTTGGTGAGTACCACCCGGCGCGCTCCGGCGCACGGATTCCAGCTGCTCTTGCGCAGCATTGCGCAGTCCATCCAGCCGGCGATAGAGGCCGTGGACGTACGCCCGTTCGCGTTCAAGCTCACTCGATGACATCCGGTGTCCTCTCCAAATTGCGACCTTCAATCGTACGCTCCTTTTGACTATAAATTCGCCGCTTAACTCTTGCGCTCGGCGCAACTCAGTGGCACGCTGAAGTCAGTTAAAACTCATCGCTCACCAGAGTCGCAGGCAGTGCCGCACCGGTGGGCGATGAGTCTGTTAACGGGGATAAGTCTGTTAGCGGGGCTTTCTTCTCTAGCTTGTGGTCGGCAATCCTCCGACGGCCGTGATCACCCCCGAATTGAGGCTGCTGCCGGCGGCCCCCACGCCCTACGATTGTCGGATGCTGCGTTCCATCGACTATTCCGGATTGATTTATCCGGTGAATCCCCACGACGTCGCAGCGTTCAAGTCATCCCGGCGAGACCATTTCGGATACTCGACGCTTCGCCTCATGGGCACGACCGTGCTGGTCGCCAGCGGCATCGCCTTTCTCATTCTCGTCGTGAGCGGCCCGATCCTCAGCGCTCTCGGAAGCTCGTTTCTCGCGGCGTTCGTCAATGGCGAGGGCGCCGCTGCCCTGCCCTCACTCTTCATCACGCTCGCGGTCGCGTTCGCGTTCCTCGCTGTGATTGGTGGCAGCATCTACGTCGCCATACGGAGTTGGCGCAGAAGCGGCGGTCCCTGGCAGCGGTTTTATCGCATGAACAAATTTGCGGAGGACAACGAGCTGAGCTTTACCCCGCTCGATTACGACAGCCCCTACCCCGGGCTCATTTTCTCTCAGGGCGACAGTCGCACTATTCGTCACCGCTTCACCAGTGCAGCGGGCCGAACGCTCGACTACGGCAACTATGAGTACTCCACCGGCTCAGGTAAAAGCAAAACCACGCAGAAGTGGGGATTCCTAGCGCTTGAGCTCGATCGGGCTCTCCCCCACATGGTGTTGGATGCCGCCGCCAATAATCAGCTGTTCGGTGTTAGCAATTTGCCGCAAGCGTTCGCGAAGAATCAGGTGTTGAAGCTTGAGGGGGATTTTAATTCTCACTTCACGCTCTACTGCCCCACTGCTTACGAACGTGACGCTCTCTACGTTTTCACTCCCGATCTCATGGCGTTACTGATCGACAAGGCAGCGCCCTTCGATGTCGAGGTAGTCGACAAGTGGCTTTTGGTGTACTCGCCCAAACCCTTCGACCTCATCGACCCCGCGGTTCATCGTCGACTCCTTGGGATCGCCGACACCGTAGGCACCAAGGCTCTTCGTCAGTCACGCAACTACGCTGACGACACCATCGGTGATCGAAGCGTGAACCTTGTAGCACCCCGCGGCCAGCGCCTGAGAAGTGGGATTCCGCAAGCGACTCTGATCACCGCTGCCGTGTTCGCTCTCATCTTCGGGGGCCAACTCTTGCTCAGGATGACGGGCTAACGACCAGCCCCACGGCGGCCGCTAGCGACCGCGAGCTATCGCGGTGTGCCGGTGAGAGCCTGGCGTGCTTCCACGATCGCGCCCAGCAAGACCGCTTCATCGGCGATAGCCCCGATCTGATCGCGGCCAGTAATAATGCGCTGGCGAGCGAAAGCAAGCCGGGTGGCTTCTTGGATGTACACCTTCATTACCGCCCGCTTGTTGTTGCGCGCTGCCCAAGCCAAGGCCTGACGACGACCAGCGGGCGTAGCCAACACAGCGACTTCATCCTGATTGAACCACCCCGCGTTTGCGTATTCGGCGAGACGGTCGAACGTCATCCGCGCTTCTTGACGACGCAGGTACACGACGATCACGATTGCCACAATGAACAGAGGGAACTGCACGATCGCGTAGTAACCGAAGAAGTCGTTCACGAAAAACAGCGCACCGTTCCACAGCGCATGAAGTGCGATCGCTAACGCGAGGCCCACGGCGAAAACGCCGACGGCGCGCGCATTACTGCGCGATCGTACTGCTAACCCCAGAGCGATGCCGGTGCACGCTGTGAACATCACGTGCGCGAACGGCGACATGAGACCGCGAACAAGGAACATTTGCAGGATGCTCGAGCCGCTGCCATCAAGGCTCACAAGCTCTGAACCGAAGTAGAGGATGTTTTCGGTGAAGGCGAAACCACCGGCAATCCAGGCTGCATAAACAAGCCCATCGACCGGTCCATCGAAGTGACGCCGAGCGACCCAGAAGATCACCAAAATGCCGAGTGCTTTGCCTGCCTCCTCCACGATCGGGGCTTGGATGGCGGCGGAGAAGAAGTCGTACGCCGGGCCAGGGCCACCGAGAGCGTTGATGACGTTGTCAATCTCCGCTCCGATGATGAGAGCAAGCAGCACCGCAACGCCGGCTCCCCAAAGAAACGCGAAGATCACAGCGAGTCGAGGTTCGGGCTCCCACCGGTCGATCCAGCGCACCGCAAAGAACACCACAGCAAGCGGCACGATAGCTAAGACGCCGCCGAGCGCGAAAGCATCCGTTCCGATTCCGGAGATCACGTAGACAACGACGAAGAGCAAGACGAACGACAGAGCGATAACGCCCAGGATGCCCAAGATCAGCAGCCCCGGCCCCCGTGGTTGTGGCACGTGCGGCGGCAAATGATGCTGTTGAGCATCGCGAGCGATATCAGCGGAAGCCGCGGTGGGGCTCGGTGCCGATCGCCCCGCTGCCGCCGTGTAGTCAGGAGTCACGGAAGAAGGATCGCTCGCGGTCATGACATCGAGACTAGCGTGCAGGCGCTGCGGCCCTTGTCGTTACTTGGTGCCCTCTTGCTGCTCGCGAAGGATGCTGAGCGCACGATTGACGCGATCGCCCAGGCCGGCGACACGCTTCTTTGACGATCGCTCCGCCTCCACAATCAAACTCATGAGCTCGCCGCGATACACGTCTTGAGTCGAGCGAACCGACATTGCAAGCGCGAGCGAAGCTTGAGCGGCCACGATTCCAATCGCTGCGCTCACGACGAGGGCAGCACAAGCCAGCGCAACGACGACGCCCGAGAGAGCACCCTGTGCCGTGCCGACCACGGCCGTAATAACGAACGCGATTGCGAGTACCGGCGCGATAAGCCGATGTGGCGTGCGCACGCTCAGCTGTAACGCTGCCGACACCGTGGCGGCATCCGCGGCACGATGCGCCTTGGCGGCATTATCAATAGCGGTCACTCGAGCTCGGAACTCGTCCACTTGGTCCTGGTGGATGCGCAAGCCCGCCGATTCGATGAGTTCGTCGCGTACGAGGCGGTAGCTATCGGCGGGTGGTCGCACGATCACTACCGCGATGATCGCTACGATAACGACGGCCACGACTACCGTGCCGAGAGCAAGTAGGATCGCGGCGGGCGTCTGAGCGGGTTCTGCAAAAAACAGCCGGGTGCTCCAGTCGGCAGAGATCGTGAGCGCCACGATCGCGAGTCCTGCGAGAGGAACCGTCCACGCGACGGGGTGCAGGCGCAGCCGAGTGCGAACACCGCGAGCCAGTCGCAAGTGATCGAAGCGTGCTGTCGCGTGGTCGGCGACTTGCGCTGACAAGGCAACAAGCCAGAGTGCGGCCACGATGGTAAGAGCTGTCCACGAAGATTCCACGCTGCGACTGTAGTCGCTTCCCCGCTTTCCCGACGAGACTTTGTGCCGATGCTGCGTGGAGTCACGGTGCGGTGGTGTCCGATTTCCGCTGGTCAGTACGCTGCACGAGTGGCAGAGTGAGAGCATGTTCTTCCCCGCCCTCAGCTTCGACGAGCAATACCGCGCACTCTGTTCACGAGACGCGCGTTTCGACGGGCAGTTCATTGCGGGCGTGCACTCTACGGGAATCTATTGCCGTCCCAGCTGCCCTGCCGTGGCTCCGAAACCACGCAATGTGCGCTTTTATCGCACCGCGGCCGCCGCCCACGAAGCCGGGCTCCGCGCCTGCAAACGGTGCCAACCAGATGCCGTGCCGGGGTCTCCGGAATGGAACCTCAACGATGATCTGGCTTCGCGCGCCATGCGCCTCATCGCTGACGGAGTCGTCGAGCGCGACGGCGTCGAGGGCCTCGCCACTCGACTCGGCTACACGAGCCGCCACCTCACTCGGGTGCTCACCGCGGAACTGGGAGCCGGTCCTCTCGCCCTCGCGCGTGCTCACCGCGCTCAAGCCGCCCGTACGCTGCTGGGGGCGACCGAGCTGAGTATCTCTGACGTCGCCTTCGCTGCCGGATTCTCCAGCATCCGGCAGTTCAACGACACCATTCAGGCCGTGTACGAGACCACACCGAGCCAATTGCGCACCCTCGCTCGTCGCGGAGCAGCCGCTCACCCGCACACCTCCCCCGAGCGCCCCTCAGCCCTCACGCTACGGTTGCCCACACGGGCACCATTCGACGGCGCTGGCCTCATGACATTTTTCGCGAATCACGCGGTCGCCGGCATCGAGACCGCCACCGCTACGAGCCTGGAACGCGCCATCCGCCTCCCGGGTGGGGTTGCCCAGGTGCGACTCGAACTCGGCGACCAGAGCATCACGTGTATCGCTCAGCTCGCCAGAATTTCGGATGTCGCACCGCTCGTCGCCCGCGTGCGTCGCCTCTTCGACCTCGACGCCGACTCACTCGCGATCGACGAGGCGCTCAGCGCCGACCCTGCCCTGGCTCCCTCTGTAGCGCGCGTGCCCGGAATACGGCTGCCGGGCAGCGTCGACACCGAGGAGACACTGTTCCGCACGCTCCTCGGGCAGCAGATCTCGGTCGCCGCCGCACGCACCGTGCACGCTCGGGTGGTTGCAGAGCTAGGACACGACGGACTTTTCCCGACCGCAGCAGTGCTCGCGACATCCGGAGCCGAAGTTTTGCGCGGCCCCACGGCTCGTATTGCGAGCATTCTCGGTGTTGCCGAAGCGCTTGCGTCTGGCGCGTTAGAGCTTGACGTCTCCACCCCTGTCGATGAATTCACAGCAAAGCTCGTCGCCATGCCCGGAATCGGCCCGTGGACGGCGGGCTACCTGGCGATGCGCGTGCTCGGAAGCTCCGACATCATGCTCAGCAGTGACCTCGTCGTGCGCCAAGGCGCTGGGGAGTTGGGCCTCCCCGCTACCGCGACAGCGCTCACTCAGTACTCTCGTCAGTGGGCCCCGTGGCGCAGCTACGCGTGCATGCACTTGTGGCGATCACGGCCGCTCTAGGTAGAGCAGAACACAACCTCACCGTAGGCTGGACCTATGAACGTCAGACTCTTGATCCTCGGTTTCGGTATCGCTGTCGGATACGTCGTTGGCGCGCGCGCTGGCCATGAACGTTACGACCAGATGAAGGGCAAAGCCACCGCAGTGTGGGAGAGCCCTCGTGTCACAAAGGCGCGCACTACCGCCGAAGACTACGCCCGCACGCAGGCCCCCATTCTTCGCGATAAAGCCGAAGCGGTAGCTAAAGCCACCCCCGGTTTCGTCGTCGAGAAAGCAAAAGACGTCGCCGAGAACACCCGTGAATTCGCCGAGACTGCGCGCACCACGGCGAAGGACTTGGCCGATAACGCCGAGAAATCCGCACGAGACTTTGCCGAGAGCGCCCGGGAGACGGCGAAGGGGCTCGCTGGTAACGCCAAAGAGTCGGCGAAAGAGATCGCTGATCGCGCGTCCGCCACCGCTCGCGGCGCCGTCGGCCGGGTCAGCGAGACCGCCGAAGACGTGCGAGAGAACGCGAACAAAGAACTAGCTGAGCTTCGCGAGCGCGGCGAGAGCGCCATCGACCGGGCCTTCACGACCGCGGGCAAGGCACGCGACGAAGCGCTTGCGTCGCTCGACGACGAGGATGACGACGACTTCGACGAGCGCCCGACGACGTAACGTCGCCGCCCACGGGCTCCCCGAACAACGAAACCCGGTTCCTCTCGCTGAGAGGAACCGGGTTTTTCGCGTGCGCGTTGACTACTTGTTCTCTTCTTCCAGCCAAGGAAGAGAGATTGCTGCGGTCATGGGCGAGACGCCGCTGAGCCGCTCCGGAGTCAGCACGCGGGCGACGTCTTCTTGTTTCATGAGGCCGGCTGAGACCACGAGTTGCGCGATAGACGCATTCGTCGTGAGCGCAGTATGGGCAAGGTTCGCTGCTGCTGCGTAGCCGATGTACGGGGTCAGCGCGGTAACGACGCCGACGCTCGACTCCACCTGTGCCGCGAGGCGCTCTTCGTTAGCAGTGATGCCGTCGATGCAGTTCACGCGCAGGGTGCGGCACGCATTCGTCATCCACATGACCGATTGCAGGATCGAGTGGGCAATGACGGGCTCGAAAGCGTTGAGTTGCAACTGGCCGCCTTCAGCCGCGGCGGTGACCGTGGCATCTGCACCAATAACGCTGAACGCAACCTGGTTGACGACCTCGGGGATGACCGGGTTGACCTTGCCGGGCATGATCGATGATCCCGCCTGCTTAGCCGGCAAGTTGATTTCACCAAAGCCAGCCTGTGGTCCGCTCGAGAGTAAACGGAGGTCGTTGCAGATCTTCGAGAGCTTGACCGCGGAGCGCTTGAGAACGCTACTGAGCGTCATGAAGATTCCCACGTCGCTCGTAGCCTCAATGAGGTCGAACGCCGTCTTCATCTCAATGCCGGTGGCCTCGGTGAGGTGACGGCGCACGGCTTCCGCGTAACGCGAATCGGCCGTGATACCGGTACCGATCGCGGTTGCGCCCATATTGATTTCGCTCATGAACGGCAGCACCTCAGTGAGGCGCTCATAGTCCTCTTCGAGAGTGTGGGAGAAGCCCGTGAACTCTTGCCCCAGAGTCATAGGCACGGCATCTTGCATTTGAGTACGGCCGATTTTGAGGATGTTGACGAACTCGCGCCCCTTGGCGCCAAACGATTCAGACAGCATCTGATGTTCAACGAGCAGACGCTGAACACCGAAGACCATTGCAAGCTTGATCGCCGTGGGGTACACGTCATTCGTGCTCTGGCTGCGGTTGACATCATCGATGGGATGCAAGAACGAGTACTCGCCCTTGCTGTGGCCCAAAATTTCCAGAGCACGGTTCGCGATTACTTCGTTCGCGTTCATGTTGGTGGAGGTACCAGCGCCGCCCTGAATGACGCCGACGCAGAACTCTGCGTGCAGGGCACCGTCGAGAATCTCTTGGCACGCGGTGTCGATGGCGTGGGCCTTGCGCGATTCGAGCACGCCGAGCTCAGCGTTAGCGCGCGCTGCTGCCTGCTTGATATGCGCGAGCGCACGAACGAGGTCGGGGTAAACAGAGATAGCGCGACGGGTGATCGGGAAGTTCTGCATCGCGCGAAGCGTGTGCACCCCCCAATACGCGTCTACTGGAACCTCAAGCGAACCGAGTGAATCGGATTCGATACGGGTAGCGGTGTTCTGCAAAGAGGCGTTGCTCAACTCTTTTTCTCATCTCCGTTGATTTGCGGCGCAATACACAGTCACTGTGATCACGCCTCAAGTGTACGCTCGCGCACCGGGAGACTTGAAGGAAAAGCCGTGGTTAGAAAGTCATTTCTTAACGAATGATCTATTCCTTAATAGCGTCGCGAAGCAGCGATGACAGCGCCTGCAGCTGGATGTTCGCCTCGGCCACGACATCCTCATCAGAACCGTCGAGAGCGCGCGCGGCGAGGCCAGCCTTGCTATCGATGAGTTCGGCGATTCGAGCGTCGATGGTGTGAGCGGCGATGATGCGCCAGGCCGTCACGGGGAGCTCTTGACCAATGCGGTGCACGCGGTCGATTGCCTGAGTCTGCTCCGCGTTCGTCCAACTCAACTCAGCAAGCACGACGTTGGATGCCGCCTGCAGGTTGAGCCCGACACCAGCGGCTGTGAGCGAAGCCACCACGACCGAGACCTCAGGATCGTTCGCGAACGAGTCGATTGCGTTCTGACGAGCCTTGGCGCTCTGGTCACCACGGATCGAGACCGCCTTGAGGCCGACCTTCGCGAAGTGCGCCTCGGCGGTATCCATGACATCGATGTGCTTGGCAAAGAACACAACCTTGCCTACCGAACGGGCGAGCTGCGCCGTGTAGTCCGCGGCCAGCGTTGCCTTGGCCTGACCGATACGGCGCACCATCGTGAAGACATTCTCACCGGTGGTGGCACTCTTTGACTCTTCGAGTTCGGCGTGGGCGACAACACGGATGAGGTCTTCGACAGCCACATCTGGCTTGAGCTTACGAACGCGAGTGAAGCGATCGACCAGTCGCGCGGTGAGGGCCTGCTCGGCGGCACGAATCGATCGACCGAGGTCGTTATCGAGTTCGACCGGAATGTCGGCCACACGTCGCGCAGGAATGTCGGCGGCAACGTCGACCTTTTTGCGGCGCACAATACCCATATCGATAACGGCACGACGCGCTTCGGAGAAAAAGCCGGGGTCGGCCGGAGTGAGGTCAGCATCTTCGAGTTTCGACATGAGCGGAGCGAGCGGCTTGGTACCGTCGATCCAGCCCAAGAACTGCCAGATGGCTCGGAAGTCTTCGATCGAGTTGATCAGCGGAGTTCCCGTGAGCGCCATGAGCAGCGCCTTCGGGTACGTCGCGCGGATATTCTGCGACAGGCTCAAGACGTGCTTGGACCGTTCAGATT
Proteins encoded in this region:
- a CDS encoding lysoplasmalogenase; translation: MTFLRGFIAYCVVATVHVVSLAAGWDDVASASKFSLMPALILGVVIARRRPFSRPDYLLLAALALSWLGDIFVADAESSSFLVGLAAFFGAHALYLVLFLTAVRSRRIPGLTALLIVWWVGLLVILRHDLGFFFIPLAVYGAVLAASTAAAFATQRLIAAGAVLFLASDTALAGALFSPSAVWWQSDVLIMSLYIAGQGAIAAGVVRARNAPQNTASVGE
- a CDS encoding VanZ family protein — translated: MFRRHPYLSAATFSYLALVAWLTLSPQAPDQSDGPLWQFAVFLDQFSATEWLTFNDLEFVANIGLFVPVGLFFVLLVGKRQWWLALALAVLLTAGIEWVQQFIPSRVSDVRDIVSNSVGSSIGVVITLIVAAARARARRSDRN
- a CDS encoding nuclease-related domain-containing protein, which produces MPQNNHLRGRIAGQSAMAAVIAAQAHCAPRGFLARVVGVSPLTDESRARYRGAVGELLVGSILDRLGDSWDVLHGVPLGASSLDHFAVGRAGVFAISVVNCQGDDVAIRGDELVIAKTISNAISEARESALAVAASLEAALRTAVNVVPVLVMVEPVKVSMPALPDGVHVLTSMQLEQWLLSSAATLSGEEVATISAAAEASATWPEPELSAVTSHTLTRAFVQIHHDVRAASLRRFLWVVAALVVTFLSVWSLVSVLTGLVVGF
- a CDS encoding UvrD-helicase domain-containing protein, producing MSSSELERERAYVHGLYRRLDGLRNAAQEQLESVRRSAPGGTHQNRSERDAFARIYEDRIGQLREIDERLAFGRLELEVDAESEVESDSEGTPERPVRYIGRIGLRDEDQRPLLLDWRVPQARAFYQATAATPLGARARRHLQSNGRDIVRIDDEIFDSELLETDAASLQGEAALMASLTAERTGRMGDIVATIQAEQDAIIRSELRGALVVQGGPGTGKTAVALHRAAFLLYSHRERLSASGVLIVGPSRSFLRYIEAVLPSLGETGVVLASLGQLFPGIDARREDVDVVARLKGSLEMAELIKRAVRSRRVVPTETQRMEINGEILDVPADLLRAAMQKAWDSHKPHNLARVIFNKAAIAGISRLLADQLRSHGNTIDDADQKWLREDIRTAHDVKVALNTAWMPLTPEKLINDLYARPSWLRSLTPRWTPEERDLLRRERDAPFTVSDVALLDEAAELLGEVDVAQTAAERERKQQRKRDVENAAAAIRNMDVEGMIDAETLAEGFEASAERATTADLAAADRSWTYGHIVVDEAQELSPMQWRLLARRNPLKSFTIVGDVAQASAAAATNSWGAALAADVGDHWRLEELTVNYRTPSQIVAVAEAVALAHDVSITPSRAVRQSEWPVDVTLVSTHELGARVSDVVGADRAISSDGTLAVIVSDSLTSSIVDALQQTFAGEVGEGAAGLNKPIAVLTPRESKGLEFDSVVVVEPQRIVDEISRGAAALYVAMTRSTQRLGIVASQGLPEGIPTPE
- a CDS encoding PrsW family intramembrane metalloprotease — encoded protein: MTASDPSSVTPDYTAAAGRSAPSPTAASADIARDAQQHHLPPHVPQPRGPGLLILGILGVIALSFVLLFVVVYVISGIGTDAFALGGVLAIVPLAVVFFAVRWIDRWEPEPRLAVIFAFLWGAGVAVLLALIIGAEIDNVINALGGPGPAYDFFSAAIQAPIVEEAGKALGILVIFWVARRHFDGPVDGLVYAAWIAGGFAFTENILYFGSELVSLDGSGSSILQMFLVRGLMSPFAHVMFTACTGIALGLAVRSRSNARAVGVFAVGLALAIALHALWNGALFFVNDFFGYYAIVQFPLFIVAIVIVVYLRRQEARMTFDRLAEYANAGWFNQDEVAVLATPAGRRQALAWAARNNKRAVMKVYIQEATRLAFARQRIITGRDQIGAIADEAVLLGAIVEARQALTGTPR
- a CDS encoding AlkA N-terminal domain-containing protein — protein: MFFPALSFDEQYRALCSRDARFDGQFIAGVHSTGIYCRPSCPAVAPKPRNVRFYRTAAAAHEAGLRACKRCQPDAVPGSPEWNLNDDLASRAMRLIADGVVERDGVEGLATRLGYTSRHLTRVLTAELGAGPLALARAHRAQAARTLLGATELSISDVAFAAGFSSIRQFNDTIQAVYETTPSQLRTLARRGAAAHPHTSPERPSALTLRLPTRAPFDGAGLMTFFANHAVAGIETATATSLERAIRLPGGVAQVRLELGDQSITCIAQLARISDVAPLVARVRRLFDLDADSLAIDEALSADPALAPSVARVPGIRLPGSVDTEETLFRTLLGQQISVAAARTVHARVVAELGHDGLFPTAAVLATSGAEVLRGPTARIASILGVAEALASGALELDVSTPVDEFTAKLVAMPGIGPWTAGYLAMRVLGSSDIMLSSDLVVRQGAGELGLPATATALTQYSRQWAPWRSYACMHLWRSRPL
- a CDS encoding protoporphyrinogen oxidase; this translates as MNVRLLILGFGIAVGYVVGARAGHERYDQMKGKATAVWESPRVTKARTTAEDYARTQAPILRDKAEAVAKATPGFVVEKAKDVAENTREFAETARTTAKDLADNAEKSARDFAESARETAKGLAGNAKESAKEIADRASATARGAVGRVSETAEDVRENANKELAELRERGESAIDRAFTTAGKARDEALASLDDEDDDDFDERPTT